In Staphylococcus saccharolyticus, one genomic interval encodes:
- a CDS encoding ribosomal L7Ae/L30e/S12e/Gadd45 family protein, giving the protein MSNEKVARFNKQHYVVGLKETLKVLKRDQVTSLIIAKDVEVHLLTRVLSYINHKNIPITFFSSQRALGEYVGINVNATIVALLNEN; this is encoded by the coding sequence ATGTCTAATGAAAAAGTTGCACGCTTTAACAAACAACATTATGTAGTCGGTCTCAAAGAGACGCTCAAAGTGTTAAAAAGAGATCAAGTTACATCATTGATTATTGCTAAAGACGTTGAAGTTCATTTACTAACTCGCGTGTTAAGCTATATCAATCATAAAAATATACCTATTACATTTTTCTCAAGCCAACGCGCCTTAGGAGAATATGTAGGTATCAATGTTAATGCAACAATTGTTGCGTTATTGAATGAGAATTAG